A genomic segment from Tribolium castaneum strain GA2 chromosome 11, icTriCast1.1, whole genome shotgun sequence encodes:
- the LOC135265269 gene encoding uncharacterized protein LOC135265269 — protein sequence MWPFKTEGKMVCHTNDIGFLLNDEFMGCNRRNPNKRVVFCPPPPSRGMNSRYTRVEGSGTYMVESSTGCEFCASFVSVFCYRVFSDRSPYLRVLEFLKFCFSKTLSHFCGTSLVGFYITTMGMCWAPDCKHYSTRDKCHFFSFPKSGKERALWKKLLRRDVEPGPGAYVCSCHFRDGRKENGPELFLHNIAKRAYFQVESPEKKKMKKQGLPSCSSSAESLSVDIPEETVPSTMNLEEVPSTSTAVVAAPADIIQDAPLESMGVQAPLVSHAALEAEMYFLKKENAELKAKIQYLTVRFCYENVQGNDKLIVLYTGLPNSQIFEALFHLIEKLDIKYYHKWTVQKLTRIDQLFLTLVKLRLNFPQLDLAQRFGVAQSTVSNIILTFVHVIYEILYKQFMTTMPSREKNKSCLPTCFSNFTNCRAVLDCTEIFTVVSRLIGVAPNGVITFVSDLYVGSTSDQKVVLNCGIIDMLKTGDMILADKGFLIQNILPPGVTLNIPPFLSNVQFTPEQVKCTENIARARIHVERAIRRLKCYHILNFLPESLCHYGDIVFKATAALTNLQFPLIKEVAELFQDCDD from the exons atgtggcCTTTTAAAACTGAGGGAAAAATGGTTTGCCACACTAATGACATTGGATTTCTTCTGAATGACGAATTCATGGGGTGCAACCGGCGCAACCCCAATAAACGGGTTGTTTTCTGTCCCCCTCCCCCATCACGAGGGATGAATAGCAGGTATACGAGGGTAGAGGGTTCAGGCACATACATGGTTGAAAGTAGTACGGGTTGTGAGTTCTGTGCTTCTTTCGTGAGTGTCTTTTGTTATCGTGTTTTTTCCGATCGTTCTCCATATCTTCGtgttcttgaatttttaaaattctgtttttccaAGACATTATCTCATTTTTGTGGTACATCATTAG TAGGTTTTTACATCACAACTATGGGAATGTGTTGGGCTCCAGATTGCAAACACTATAGTACTCGCgataaatgccatttttttagttttcctaaGTCGGGAAAAGAACGAGCactatggaaaaaattgttgag aaGAGATGTAGAACCCGGACCAGGAGCCTACGTTTGCAGCTGCCATTTTCGGGATGGAAGAAAGGAAAATGgtcctgaattatttttgcacaatatcgcaaaaagagcctattttcaagtggaatctccagaaaaaaaaaagatgaaaaaacaagGACTCCCTTCTTGTTCTAGTTCCGCTGAATcattaag TGTTGATATACCGGAAGAAACAGTACCATCGACAATGAATTTAGAGGAAGTGCCATCGACGTCTACAGCCGTAGTTGCAGCACCAGCAGATATAATTCAAGATGCTCCGTTAGAATCTATGGGTGTGCAAGCACCCTTGGTGTCACATGCGGCTCTTGAAGCAGAAatgtattttctcaaaaaggaaaatgctgaacttaaagcaaaaatacaatatctgACAGTACGATTTTGCTATGAAAATGTTCAAGGAAATGACAAACTCATTGTTTTATATACCGGTCTTCCCAATAGCCAGATTTTCGAAGCATTGTTTCACTTAATCGAAAAGTTGgacataaaatattaccacAAATGGACAGTCCAAAAGTTAACTAGAATTGACCAACTCTTTTTAACCCTAGTAAAATTACGACTCAATTTCCCTCAACTTGATTTGGCGCAACGCTTTGGGGTTGCCCAAAGCACAGtttctaatattattttaacatttgtccatgtaatatatgaaattttatataaacagtTTATGACGACAATGCCTTCgcgcgaaaaaaataaatcttgcttgccaacatgttttagcaattttactaattgtagAGCAGTTCTAGATTGTACCGAAATTTTCACTGTGGTATCAC GGCTAATTGGAGTTGCACCCAATGGTGTCATCACATTTGTAAGTGATTTATACGTGGGATCAACTTCTGatcaaaaagttgttttaaattgtggaaTAATCGACATGTTAAAAACTGGAGATATGATTTTAGCCGATAAGGGATTTTTGATCCAAAATATTCTGCCACCAGGGGTCACTTTGAATATTCCaccttttttatcaaatgtccAATTTACACCAGAGCAAGTTAAGTGTACCGAAAATATTGCACGTGCAAGAATACACGTCGAAAGGGCAATACGccgattaaaatgttatcatattttaaattttttgccagagTCTTTGTGCCACTATGgagatattgtttttaaagcgACTGCCGCTTTAACAAACCTccaatttccattaattaaagaggtagcagaattgtttcaggattgtgatgattaa
- the LOC135267296 gene encoding uncharacterized protein LOC135267296 isoform X1, translated as MAEKHIVKFHFIAKFFGDGNRFLVRGENAFTSGHVTKFRFDGTVQPMRISAEVLPSMKKLNYTVEISYDLEEGVKTAHCTCPRGNVACHHMAAALYYAHYNVSATDIECQWSAPSKTTPQTEVIKLADVYKPKLSNYTALSRSSTEDEIIQFRAEIGVTNVVGFTWLLRPEASEEARKIIADIEEILQSLEYVQAIDKQKFLLEKCRIDEARIKLVEACTRGQHVNENWHVARKHRLTASRFGMVLSACSRRRFPPSLFKNLAEGYSLDRVAAVQWGKTHEKTALREFEEATNLKVQETGFWLEESGFLGASPDGLVEEDGILEIKCPYKYRDTDSLSEALKDKKYFYWRDENEDINLNSNHNYYHQVQGQMHITGRSICYFVVWTPKCTEIFQIEKDPGWSENINILKEFYLDQYISFISQ; from the exons A tggcagaaaagcacattgttaagtttcactttattgcgaaattttttggggacggtaatcgctttttagttcggggagaaaatgcttttaccaGCGGTCACGTCACCAAATTTAGGTTTGATGGCACAGTACAACCGATGAGAATTTCTGCAGAAGTTCTACCGAGCAtgaaaaagctaaattatactgtggag ATTTCATATGACCTAGAAGAAGGGGTTAAGACGGCACATTGTACCTGCCCAAGGGGCAACGTGGCTTGCCATCATATGGCTGCAGCATTATATTATGCTCATTATAATGTAAGTGCTACTGACATTGAGTGTCAGTGGAGTGCCCcatcaaaaacaacaccacAAACAGAAGTCATTAAGTTAGCTGATGTTTACAAGCCGAAATTATCAAACTATACGGCACTGTCTAGGTCCTCTACTGAGGACGAAATTATTCAGTTCCGTGCCGAAATAGGCGTCACGAATGTGGTGGGCTTCACTTGGCTCCTAAGACCAGAAGCAAGTGAAGaagccagaaaaattattgcagataTCGAAGAAATTCTACAAAGCTTAGAATACGTGCAGGCCATAGACAAACAAAAGTTTCTTTTGGAGAAGTGCAGAATAGATGAGGCACGCATTAAACTGGTTGAGGCGTGCACTCGGGGCCAACATGTTAACGAAAATTGGCATGTAGCAAGGAAACATCGTTTAACGGCCAGCAGGTTTGGCATGGTACTATCTGCTTGCAGTAGACGAAGATTCCCAccctctttatttaaaaatttggcggaAGGCTATTCGCTTGACAGGGTTGCTGCTGTGCAGTGGGGTAAGACCCACGAGAAGACAGCGCTCAGAGAATTTGAAGAAGCGACGAATCTTAAAGTCCAAGAGACGGGATTTTG gttggAAGAATCAGGCTTTTTGGGAGCAAGTCCTGATGGATTAGTGGAAGAAGATGGGATTCTCGAAATTAAATGCCCATATAAATATAGGGACACTGACAGTTTGTCTGAAGCCCtgaaggataaaaaatatttttattggagggatgaaaatgaggacattaatcttaacagcaatcacaattattaccaCCAAGTACAGGGGCAAATGCACATCACTGGTCGAAGTATCTGCTACTTTGTCGTGTGGACACCAAAGTGCACAGagatatttcaaattgaaaaagatccGGGGTGGTCagaaaatatcaatattttaaaagaattttatcttgaccaatatatttcctttatttcacaataa
- the LOC135267296 gene encoding uncharacterized protein LOC135267296 isoform X2, whose product MRISAEVLPSMKKLNYTVEISYDLEEGVKTAHCTCPRGNVACHHMAAALYYAHYNVSATDIECQWSAPSKTTPQTEVIKLADVYKPKLSNYTALSRSSTEDEIIQFRAEIGVTNVVGFTWLLRPEASEEARKIIADIEEILQSLEYVQAIDKQKFLLEKCRIDEARIKLVEACTRGQHVNENWHVARKHRLTASRFGMVLSACSRRRFPPSLFKNLAEGYSLDRVAAVQWGKTHEKTALREFEEATNLKVQETGFWLEESGFLGASPDGLVEEDGILEIKCPYKYRDTDSLSEALKDKKYFYWRDENEDINLNSNHNYYHQVQGQMHITGRSICYFVVWTPKCTEIFQIEKDPGWSENINILKEFYLDQYISFISQ is encoded by the exons ATGAGAATTTCTGCAGAAGTTCTACCGAGCAtgaaaaagctaaattatactgtggag ATTTCATATGACCTAGAAGAAGGGGTTAAGACGGCACATTGTACCTGCCCAAGGGGCAACGTGGCTTGCCATCATATGGCTGCAGCATTATATTATGCTCATTATAATGTAAGTGCTACTGACATTGAGTGTCAGTGGAGTGCCCcatcaaaaacaacaccacAAACAGAAGTCATTAAGTTAGCTGATGTTTACAAGCCGAAATTATCAAACTATACGGCACTGTCTAGGTCCTCTACTGAGGACGAAATTATTCAGTTCCGTGCCGAAATAGGCGTCACGAATGTGGTGGGCTTCACTTGGCTCCTAAGACCAGAAGCAAGTGAAGaagccagaaaaattattgcagataTCGAAGAAATTCTACAAAGCTTAGAATACGTGCAGGCCATAGACAAACAAAAGTTTCTTTTGGAGAAGTGCAGAATAGATGAGGCACGCATTAAACTGGTTGAGGCGTGCACTCGGGGCCAACATGTTAACGAAAATTGGCATGTAGCAAGGAAACATCGTTTAACGGCCAGCAGGTTTGGCATGGTACTATCTGCTTGCAGTAGACGAAGATTCCCAccctctttatttaaaaatttggcggaAGGCTATTCGCTTGACAGGGTTGCTGCTGTGCAGTGGGGTAAGACCCACGAGAAGACAGCGCTCAGAGAATTTGAAGAAGCGACGAATCTTAAAGTCCAAGAGACGGGATTTTG gttggAAGAATCAGGCTTTTTGGGAGCAAGTCCTGATGGATTAGTGGAAGAAGATGGGATTCTCGAAATTAAATGCCCATATAAATATAGGGACACTGACAGTTTGTCTGAAGCCCtgaaggataaaaaatatttttattggagggatgaaaatgaggacattaatcttaacagcaatcacaattattaccaCCAAGTACAGGGGCAAATGCACATCACTGGTCGAAGTATCTGCTACTTTGTCGTGTGGACACCAAAGTGCACAGagatatttcaaattgaaaaagatccGGGGTGGTCagaaaatatcaatattttaaaagaattttatcttgaccaatatatttcctttatttcacaataa